From a single Clostridium isatidis genomic region:
- a CDS encoding cysteine ABC transporter substrate-binding protein, with product MKKIISLLLTLILALGALVSCSSKEEEQTASGIDAIKEAGVVRIGVFSDKPPFGFVDEKGENQGYDVYLAKRIAKDLLGDESKVEFVLVEAANRVEYLQSNKVDIILANFTQTPEREEVVDFAKAYMKVDIGVVSPDGSPIKSIDDLKGKQLIVNKGTTAEAFFTKNYPEIELVGYEQNTEAFNALLDGRGAALAHDNTLLFAWARENKGFTTYIDSLGDESVIAPAVKKGNTELKEWLDEEITKLTQEGFFREAYDATLLPAFGDTVDPASVIIE from the coding sequence ATGAAAAAAATAATTTCATTATTATTAACATTAATTTTAGCATTAGGAGCATTAGTATCTTGTTCATCTAAAGAAGAAGAACAAACAGCTTCAGGAATTGATGCAATAAAAGAAGCAGGGGTAGTAAGAATTGGAGTATTTAGCGATAAGCCGCCTTTCGGATTTGTAGATGAAAAAGGTGAAAATCAAGGATATGATGTATATTTAGCAAAAAGAATAGCTAAGGACTTACTTGGAGATGAATCTAAAGTAGAATTTGTCTTAGTTGAAGCTGCCAATAGAGTTGAATATTTACAATCAAATAAAGTTGATATAATTCTAGCTAACTTTACACAAACTCCAGAAAGAGAAGAAGTAGTTGATTTTGCAAAGGCATATATGAAAGTTGATATTGGAGTAGTTTCACCAGATGGATCACCAATAAAATCAATAGATGATTTAAAAGGAAAACAACTTATAGTAAATAAGGGAACAACTGCAGAAGCTTTCTTTACTAAAAACTATCCAGAAATTGAATTAGTAGGATATGAACAAAATACTGAAGCTTTCAATGCTTTATTAGATGGCAGAGGAGCAGCATTAGCTCATGATAATACATTATTATTTGCTTGGGCTAGAGAAAATAAGGGCTTTACAACTTATATAGACAGTCTTGGAGATGAATCAGTTATTGCACCAGCAGTTAAGAAGGGCAACACTGAATTAAAAGAATGGTTAGATGAAGAAATAACTAAATTAACACAAGAAGGTTTCTTTAGAGAAGCATATGATGCAACATTATTACCAGCCTTTGGTGATACAGTTGATCCAGCATCAGTAATTATAGAATAA
- a CDS encoding amino acid ABC transporter ATP-binding protein has protein sequence MKEDVLLKLVNVKKDYDDREALKGIDLEVKKGEVVVILGPSGCGKSTLLRCINGLEKIKEGEIILKNYGSLGKDVAFEKIRGTVGMVFQSYELFPHMNVINNILLGPMKAQNRDKAEVEKQADELLERVGLKDRKYAYPRELSGGQKQRIAIVRALCMNPEIMLFDEVTAALDPEMVREVLKVILELAKNGMTMVIVTHEMEFAKHVADKIVFMEEGRIIETGKPKEFFENPKTERAKSFLESFELYK, from the coding sequence ATGAAGGAAGATGTGTTATTAAAGCTAGTAAATGTAAAAAAAGATTATGATGATAGAGAAGCCTTAAAGGGAATAGATTTAGAAGTTAAAAAGGGAGAAGTAGTTGTTATACTAGGTCCATCAGGCTGTGGTAAAAGTACATTATTAAGATGTATAAATGGCTTGGAAAAAATTAAAGAGGGAGAAATAATATTAAAGAATTATGGTTCCTTAGGAAAAGATGTAGCTTTTGAAAAAATAAGAGGAACAGTAGGAATGGTTTTTCAAAGCTATGAATTATTTCCACATATGAATGTCATAAATAACATTTTACTTGGACCAATGAAGGCTCAAAACAGAGATAAGGCAGAAGTTGAAAAACAAGCTGATGAACTATTAGAAAGGGTAGGACTGAAAGATAGAAAATATGCCTATCCAAGAGAATTATCTGGTGGTCAAAAGCAAAGAATTGCGATAGTTAGAGCATTATGCATGAATCCAGAAATAATGCTTTTTGATGAAGTAACAGCCGCTTTAGATCCGGAGATGGTTAGGGAAGTACTTAAAGTTATATTGGAACTTGCTAAAAATGGAATGACTATGGTTATAGTTACTCATGAAATGGAATTTGCAAAACATGTTGCAGATAAGATTGTCTTCATGGAAGAAGGAAGAATTATAGAAACTGGAAAACCAAAAGAATTCTTTGAAAATCCAAAAACTGAAAGGGCAAAGAGCTTCTTAGAATCTTTTGAATTATATAAATAA
- a CDS encoding amino acid ABC transporter permease — protein MESLAASAVFSADNMNRLLEGLVVTLKVSVVSVILSTILGIILGIIMTSKNKIIKVITNLYLESIRIIPLMVWLFIFYFGVPNVFDIHLESIVVGYIVFSLWGTAEIGDLVRGAVTSIPKIYYESAQALSLNKVQTYRYIIIPISIRRVIPAIINLTTRMIKTTTLMTLIGAIDLVKVGQQIIERTAVTEPLISLWVYGFLLIIYFLICFPISMGAKALEKKLN, from the coding sequence ATGGAGAGTTTGGCAGCTAGTGCAGTATTTAGTGCTGATAATATGAACAGATTACTTGAGGGCTTAGTGGTAACCTTAAAGGTGTCAGTAGTTTCTGTTATACTTTCAACAATTCTTGGAATTATCCTTGGAATTATAATGACAAGTAAAAATAAAATAATTAAAGTTATAACAAATTTATATTTAGAAAGTATAAGAATTATACCCTTAATGGTTTGGCTCTTCATATTTTATTTTGGAGTACCAAATGTCTTCGATATCCATCTAGAGTCAATAGTTGTTGGATATATAGTTTTTAGCTTATGGGGGACTGCAGAAATAGGAGATTTAGTAAGAGGCGCTGTAACTTCTATTCCTAAAATATATTATGAATCAGCCCAGGCCCTTTCCTTAAATAAAGTTCAAACCTATAGATATATAATAATTCCAATTAGTATTAGAAGGGTAATACCAGCTATTATAAATTTAACTACAAGAATGATAAAAACAACAACCTTAATGACCTTAATTGGAGCAATAGATTTAGTAAAAGTCGGGCAGCAAATTATTGAAAGAACAGCAGTAACAGAACCCCTTATATCATTATGGGTATATGGATTTTTATTGATAATATATTTCTTAATATGTTTTCCTATATCTATGGGGGCAAAAGCTTTAGAGAAAAAACTAAATTAG
- a CDS encoding amino acid ABC transporter permease, with the protein MGLDLEFMVNRIPDFIKATVMTLKLSVLSIIFSIMLGILIEVARYFNVKIIGIISKVYIEFSRNTPLLLQVFFLYFGLTKLGIKLSGFACGVIGLSFLGGAYMAESFRAGVDAVSKSQMESGQALGLSKIQILRYIVLPISFSISIPSVAANCIFLVKETSVIASIAVGELMFVTKGIIGMYYKTKESLILVVIFYLIILLPMSIAARKIERRLRYGEFGS; encoded by the coding sequence ATGGGCTTAGATTTGGAATTTATGGTTAATAGAATACCAGATTTTATTAAAGCTACAGTAATGACATTGAAGCTTTCTGTATTATCAATAATTTTCTCAATAATGCTTGGGATTTTGATAGAAGTGGCAAGATATTTTAATGTAAAAATAATAGGAATTATATCAAAAGTATACATAGAATTTTCAAGAAATACTCCACTTTTATTACAAGTGTTTTTTCTATATTTTGGTCTAACTAAACTAGGAATAAAATTAAGCGGATTTGCTTGCGGTGTTATCGGCTTATCTTTCCTTGGAGGAGCTTATATGGCAGAATCCTTTAGAGCAGGAGTAGATGCAGTTTCAAAAAGTCAAATGGAGAGTGGACAAGCATTAGGATTAAGTAAAATTCAAATTTTAAGGTATATTGTATTACCAATTAGCTTTTCCATATCAATACCTTCAGTTGCAGCAAACTGTATATTCTTAGTTAAAGAAACATCTGTTATAGCTTCTATAGCAGTAGGAGAGCTTATGTTTGTAACTAAAGGAATTATAGGTATGTACTATAAGACAAAGGAATCATTAATTTTAGTTGTAATATTCTATTTAATAATTTTACTTCCAATGTCAATTGCAGCTAGAAAGATAGAGAGGAGGTTAAGATATGGAGAGTTTGGCAGCTAG
- a CDS encoding DegV family protein yields MSIKIITDSGCDLSLDYVKENNIEVVPLMVNINGKFIPDDLGQTLSRQDFYDLLKDGILPTTTQVNIGSFYEVFKTYIEKGDEIVYIGLSSALSGTYNSAVKAKEMLLEEYSNAKIYTIDSLSASLGEGLLVYTLKELLDKGTPLLEAIKFIEENKRKVIHSIIVDDLNHLKRGGRLSGAAAAVGSILNIKPVLKVDDEGKAVVADKVKGRKRAIKYLFNDYNERGVNKKEQVVFIMNAAAKEDAELLKNMIETESVAKKVIIYDIGCVIGSHTGPGTLAVVYFGDKR; encoded by the coding sequence ATGAGTATAAAAATAATTACTGATTCAGGTTGTGACTTGTCTTTAGACTACGTAAAAGAAAACAATATAGAAGTAGTTCCTCTAATGGTTAATATAAATGGAAAGTTCATACCTGATGATTTAGGACAGACTTTAAGTCGTCAAGATTTCTATGATTTATTAAAGGATGGAATACTGCCTACAACTACTCAAGTAAATATAGGAAGCTTTTATGAAGTATTTAAAACATATATAGAAAAAGGAGATGAAATAGTATATATTGGCTTATCTTCAGCCTTAAGTGGTACATATAATAGTGCAGTAAAGGCCAAAGAAATGCTTTTAGAAGAATATAGCAATGCTAAAATATATACTATAGATTCTTTAAGCGCATCTTTAGGAGAAGGATTACTAGTTTATACTTTAAAGGAATTGTTAGATAAAGGAACCCCCTTATTAGAAGCAATAAAATTTATAGAAGAAAATAAACGAAAAGTAATTCATTCCATAATTGTAGATGATTTAAACCATCTAAAAAGAGGTGGAAGACTTTCAGGAGCAGCAGCAGCTGTAGGCAGTATTTTAAATATAAAACCAGTTTTAAAAGTAGATGATGAAGGTAAGGCAGTAGTAGCTGATAAAGTAAAAGGAAGAAAGAGAGCTATAAAATACCTATTCAATGATTATAATGAAAGAGGAGTTAATAAAAAAGAGCAAGTTGTTTTTATTATGAATGCAGCAGCTAAGGAAGATGCTGAATTGTTAAAAAATATGATAGAAACAGAATCAGTAGCTAAAAAGGTAATCATATATGATATTGGATGCGTAATTGGTTCTCATACAGGTCCTGGAACTTTAGCAGTTGTATACTTTGGAGATAAAAGGTAA
- the gpmI gene encoding 2,3-bisphosphoglycerate-independent phosphoglycerate mutase: MAKKPVMLMILDGFGIAPESDGNAVRRANTPNLDSLFAKYPHTQLQASGLFVGLPDGQMGNSEVGHLNIGAGRVIYQELTRITKEIEEGGFFKNEALTLAINNVKDNNKSLHLMGLLSNGGVHSHIDHLKGLLKLAKESGVQNVYVHGFMDGRDVPPTSGKEFIIEIENYMKEIGLGKLATISGRYYAMDRDNRWERVELAYNAMVLGKGEEANSAVEAIERSYADNKTDEFVLPTVIDKNGMIKDGDSIIFFNFRPDRAREITRAINDKEFAGFKRDRLNLTFVTMTQYDKTLEGVHIAYKPESITNTLGEYVSKHGKNQLRIAETEKYAHVTFFFNGGVEKENPGEDRALIPSPKVATYDLKPEMSAYEVTDELINRLDQDKYDMIILNFANPDMVGHTGVVEAAIKAIEAVDECVGKIVNKVLEKDGDVFITADHGNSETMIDFSTGNPYTAHTTNPVPFLWASNHTEGKGLHEGKLADIAPTILDRMGLDVPAEMTGKTLIENK, from the coding sequence ATGGCTAAGAAACCTGTAATGTTAATGATATTAGATGGATTTGGAATTGCTCCAGAATCAGATGGAAATGCTGTAAGAAGAGCTAATACACCAAACTTAGATAGTTTATTTGCAAAATACCCACATACACAATTACAAGCAAGTGGATTATTTGTTGGATTACCTGATGGCCAAATGGGAAACTCAGAAGTTGGTCATTTAAATATAGGTGCTGGTAGAGTAATATACCAAGAATTAACTAGAATAACTAAGGAAATAGAAGAAGGTGGTTTCTTTAAAAATGAAGCTCTAACTCTTGCTATTAATAACGTAAAAGACAATAATAAGTCTTTACATTTAATGGGACTTTTATCTAATGGGGGGGTTCACTCCCACATAGACCATTTAAAGGGCCTATTAAAGTTAGCTAAAGAATCAGGAGTTCAAAATGTTTATGTACATGGCTTCATGGATGGAAGAGATGTGCCACCAACTTCAGGAAAAGAATTTATAATTGAAATTGAAAACTATATGAAGGAAATAGGTTTAGGTAAACTTGCTACTATTTCTGGAAGATACTATGCAATGGATAGAGATAACAGATGGGAAAGAGTGGAACTTGCTTATAATGCAATGGTTCTTGGAAAGGGAGAAGAAGCAAATTCAGCTGTTGAAGCAATAGAAAGATCTTATGCAGATAATAAGACTGACGAGTTTGTTTTACCAACTGTCATCGATAAAAATGGAATGATTAAAGATGGAGATTCAATTATATTCTTCAACTTTAGACCAGATAGAGCTAGAGAAATAACTAGAGCTATAAATGATAAGGAATTTGCAGGATTTAAGAGAGATAGATTAAATCTTACATTTGTTACAATGACTCAATATGATAAGACTTTAGAAGGAGTTCATATAGCTTACAAGCCAGAAAGCATTACAAACACTTTAGGTGAATATGTTTCTAAGCATGGCAAAAATCAATTAAGAATTGCAGAAACAGAAAAATATGCACACGTTACATTCTTCTTCAATGGTGGAGTAGAAAAAGAAAATCCAGGTGAAGATAGAGCATTAATTCCATCACCAAAGGTTGCAACTTATGATTTAAAACCAGAAATGAGTGCTTATGAAGTAACAGATGAATTAATAAATAGATTAGATCAAGATAAGTATGATATGATTATATTAAACTTTGCTAACCCAGATATGGTTGGACATACAGGAGTAGTAGAAGCTGCTATTAAGGCTATAGAAGCAGTAGATGAATGTGTAGGAAAGATTGTAAATAAGGTTCTAGAAAAAGATGGAGATGTATTTATCACTGCAGACCACGGTAATTCAGAAACAATGATAGATTTCTCAACAGGAAATCCATACACAGCTCACACAACTAACCCAGTTCCATTCCTTTGGGCATCAAACCATACAGAGGGTAAGGGATTACACGAAGGAAAACTTGCTGATATAGCACCAACTATCTTAGATAGAATGGGACTTGATGTACCAGCAGAAATGACTGGAAAAACTTTAATTGAGAACAAATAA
- the tpiA gene encoding triose-phosphate isomerase translates to MRKPIIAGNWKMHYTPAEAVKVVEELKPLVKDAACEVVVCPPFVCLDAVLKAVEGSNIKVAAQNMHFEEKGAFTGEVAPGMLEAMGVSYVILGHSERREYFNETDEALNKKVKAAFAHNLTPILCCGETLEQRENGTTNEVVGAQIKADLEGLSKELAEKVVIAYEPIWAIGTGKTATNEQANETIMAIRNVLAEMFGKEVADKIRIQYGGSVKPNTIKDQMAMSDIDGALVGGASLVASDFAQIVNY, encoded by the coding sequence ATGAGAAAACCAATAATAGCTGGAAACTGGAAGATGCATTACACTCCAGCAGAAGCAGTAAAAGTTGTAGAAGAATTAAAACCATTAGTAAAAGATGCTGCATGTGAAGTAGTAGTATGCCCACCTTTTGTTTGCTTAGATGCTGTATTGAAAGCAGTAGAAGGATCAAACATTAAGGTTGCTGCTCAAAATATGCACTTTGAAGAAAAAGGAGCCTTCACAGGAGAAGTTGCTCCAGGAATGCTAGAAGCTATGGGAGTTAGCTATGTTATTTTAGGACATAGCGAAAGAAGAGAATACTTCAATGAAACTGATGAAGCTTTAAATAAGAAAGTTAAAGCAGCTTTTGCTCATAACTTAACTCCAATTCTTTGCTGTGGAGAAACTTTAGAGCAAAGAGAAAATGGAACAACTAACGAAGTAGTTGGAGCTCAAATTAAAGCTGATTTAGAAGGATTATCAAAGGAATTAGCTGAAAAAGTAGTAATAGCTTATGAACCAATTTGGGCAATAGGAACAGGTAAAACTGCTACAAATGAGCAAGCTAATGAAACAATAATGGCTATAAGAAATGTACTAGCCGAAATGTTTGGTAAAGAAGTTGCAGATAAGATTAGAATCCAATATGGTGGATCAGTAAAACCAAATACAATTAAAGACCAAATGGCTATGTCTGATATAGATGGAGCTTTAGTTGGAGGAGCTAGCTTAGTTGCTTCTGATTTTGCACAAATAGTTAACTATTAA
- a CDS encoding phosphoglycerate kinase produces the protein MGFNKKTIEDIEVRGKRVLVRCDFNVPLKDGVITDENRLNGALPTIKYLIDNGAKVILCSHIGKDASKTLEPVAKRLSEMLNKEVVFARDEEVVGANARAAVEKMNDGDVVLLENTRCRKEETKNVEEFSKELASLADIFVNDAFGTAHRAHCSTVGVTDYVDTAVCGYLIQKELKFLGDAVNNPVRPFVAILGGAKVSDKIAVINNLLDKVDTLIIGGGMAYTFLKAQGYEIGTSLVEEDRLDYALEMIQKAKDKGVKFLLPVDHRVATEFKDVEPVVTEDQNIPAGHMGLDIGPKTEELYADAIKDAKTVVWNGPMGVFEFENFNKGTIAVAKAMADADATTVIGGGDSAAAVNILGFGDKMTHISTGGGASLEFLEGKELPGIVALNNK, from the coding sequence ATGGGTTTCAATAAAAAGACAATTGAAGATATCGAAGTAAGAGGAAAAAGAGTATTAGTAAGATGTGATTTTAACGTACCACTAAAAGATGGTGTTATTACAGATGAAAACAGATTAAATGGAGCACTTCCAACAATTAAATACTTAATAGATAATGGTGCAAAAGTTATACTTTGTTCACATATAGGTAAAGATGCTTCTAAAACATTAGAACCAGTTGCAAAAAGACTTTCAGAAATGTTAAATAAAGAAGTTGTATTTGCAAGAGACGAAGAAGTTGTTGGAGCTAATGCAAGAGCAGCTGTAGAAAAGATGAATGATGGTGATGTTGTATTATTAGAAAATACAAGATGCAGAAAAGAAGAAACTAAGAACGTTGAAGAATTCTCAAAAGAATTAGCTTCTTTAGCAGATATATTTGTTAATGATGCTTTCGGTACAGCTCATAGAGCTCACTGCTCAACAGTTGGAGTAACTGACTATGTTGATACAGCTGTATGCGGATATTTAATTCAAAAAGAATTAAAATTCTTAGGAGATGCTGTTAACAATCCAGTTAGACCATTTGTTGCTATATTAGGTGGAGCTAAAGTTTCAGATAAAATAGCTGTTATCAATAACTTATTAGATAAAGTTGATACTTTAATAATAGGTGGAGGAATGGCTTATACATTCTTAAAGGCTCAAGGATATGAAATCGGAACTTCTTTAGTTGAAGAAGATAGATTAGACTATGCTTTAGAAATGATTCAAAAGGCTAAAGATAAGGGCGTTAAGTTCTTATTACCAGTAGACCACAGAGTAGCTACTGAATTTAAAGATGTTGAACCTGTAGTTACAGAAGATCAAAACATTCCTGCTGGACACATGGGATTAGATATCGGACCAAAGACAGAAGAATTATATGCAGATGCAATTAAAGATGCTAAGACAGTTGTATGGAACGGACCAATGGGAGTATTCGAATTTGAAAACTTCAATAAAGGTACAATTGCAGTAGCAAAAGCTATGGCAGATGCAGATGCCACTACAGTTATAGGTGGAGGAGATTCAGCTGCAGCTGTTAACATTTTAGGATTTGGAGATAAGATGACTCACATTTCAACAGGTGGTGGAGCTTCTCTAGAATTCTTAGAAGGAAAAGAATTACCAGGAATAGTTGCTTTAAACAATAAGTAA
- the gap gene encoding type I glyceraldehyde-3-phosphate dehydrogenase: MVNVAINGFGRIGRLALRLMINNPEFNVVAINDLTDAKMLAHLFKYDSAQGRFDGEIEVKEGAFVVNGKEIKVTANANPAELPWKELNVDIVLECTGFFASKEKASAHIQAGAKRVVISAPAGKDLPTVVYNVNHEVLKAEDTVISGASCTTNCLAPMAKVLNDNFGLQKGFMTTIHAYTNDQNTLDAPHRKGDLRRARAAAASIIPNSTGAAKAIGLVIPELSGKLDGGAQRVPTITGSLTELVCTLDKKVTVEEINAAMKAAANESFGYTEDEIVSTDVIGMSFGSLFDATQTKIMEVNGEQLVKVAAWYDNEMSYTNQLIRTLGYFANLK, translated from the coding sequence ATGGTAAATGTAGCAATTAATGGTTTTGGAAGAATAGGAAGACTAGCATTAAGATTAATGATTAACAACCCAGAATTTAACGTGGTTGCAATCAATGACTTAACAGATGCTAAAATGTTAGCTCACTTATTCAAATATGATTCAGCTCAAGGAAGATTCGATGGAGAAATCGAAGTTAAAGAAGGAGCTTTCGTAGTTAACGGAAAAGAAATTAAAGTTACTGCAAATGCTAACCCAGCTGAATTACCATGGAAAGAATTAAACGTAGACATCGTTCTTGAATGTACTGGTTTCTTTGCTTCAAAAGAAAAAGCTTCAGCTCACATTCAAGCAGGAGCTAAGAGAGTTGTTATTTCAGCTCCAGCAGGAAAAGATCTACCAACAGTAGTTTACAATGTTAACCATGAAGTATTAAAGGCTGAAGATACAGTTATTTCAGGTGCTTCTTGTACAACAAACTGCTTAGCACCAATGGCTAAAGTATTAAATGATAACTTTGGATTACAAAAAGGTTTCATGACAACTATTCACGCTTATACTAACGATCAAAATACATTAGATGCTCCACACAGAAAAGGAGATTTAAGAAGAGCTAGAGCTGCTGCTGCTTCAATCATTCCAAACTCAACTGGTGCAGCAAAAGCAATCGGTCTAGTTATTCCAGAATTATCAGGAAAATTAGATGGTGGTGCTCAAAGAGTTCCAACAATCACTGGTTCATTAACTGAATTAGTTTGTACTTTAGATAAGAAAGTAACAGTAGAAGAAATCAACGCTGCTATGAAGGCTGCTGCAAATGAATCATTTGGATATACTGAAGATGAAATAGTTTCAACTGACGTAATCGGAATGTCATTTGGATCACTATTCGATGCTACTCAAACTAAGATTATGGAAGTTAATGGAGAACAACTAGTTAAAGTTGCTGCTTGGTATGATAACGAAATGTCATACACTAACCAATTAATCAGAACTTTAGGATACTTCGCTAACTTAAAGTAA
- a CDS encoding sugar-binding transcriptional regulator, with protein sequence MQEILSLEKKIVPELVEVLEKRYSILRAIYYNQPIGRRVLANELKLGERAVRNEINFLKAQNLIEINTPGMTVTEEGAEIVDKLKDFVHSLRGLADKEHIIKTFLGLRDVIIVPGNVETDDGILKDLGKATANYLKKIIKDNDIIALTGGNTIREFVEAFPQINNVSNILVVPARGGMGRKVETQASTLAASLAKKIKGSYKLLHIPENLSLELLDTLLKEKEIREVIDDIHNADILIYGIGNAITMAKKRDVSEEEINKLKSLGAVGEAFGCYFNKNSEVVSENTSIGININEAKKINTHIAVAAGESKVEAIMAAMMNNKNAVLVTDEAAGNKIIQVINNQTK encoded by the coding sequence GTGCAGGAAATATTATCCTTGGAGAAAAAAATAGTTCCTGAACTTGTAGAAGTCCTGGAAAAAAGATATTCTATTCTTAGAGCTATATACTATAATCAGCCAATAGGAAGACGTGTGTTAGCTAATGAGCTAAAGCTTGGAGAAAGAGCAGTTAGAAATGAAATAAATTTTCTAAAGGCCCAAAATTTAATAGAAATAAATACTCCAGGGATGACCGTTACTGAAGAAGGAGCTGAAATAGTAGATAAGCTTAAGGATTTCGTTCATAGTCTTAGGGGACTAGCAGACAAAGAACATATAATTAAAACCTTTCTTGGGCTTAGAGATGTAATTATTGTTCCTGGAAATGTAGAAACTGATGATGGAATATTAAAAGACCTAGGTAAAGCAACAGCAAATTATTTAAAAAAAATAATTAAGGATAATGATATAATTGCTTTAACTGGAGGGAATACTATCAGAGAGTTTGTAGAAGCATTTCCACAAATAAATAATGTTTCAAATATTCTTGTAGTTCCTGCAAGAGGAGGTATGGGAAGAAAAGTTGAAACTCAAGCCAGTACCTTGGCTGCATCTTTAGCAAAAAAGATAAAAGGTTCTTATAAACTACTTCATATACCAGAAAATCTAAGTTTAGAACTTCTTGATACTTTATTAAAGGAAAAGGAAATAAGAGAAGTTATAGATGATATCCATAATGCCGATATCTTAATTTATGGTATAGGTAATGCAATAACTATGGCAAAGAAAAGAGATGTTTCTGAAGAAGAAATAAATAAATTAAAATCACTTGGAGCTGTAGGAGAAGCTTTTGGATGTTATTTTAATAAAAATTCTGAAGTAGTTTCAGAAAATACATCAATTGGTATTAATATAAATGAAGCAAAAAAAATTAATACTCATATTGCAGTAGCAGCAGGTGAAAGCAAAGTTGAAGCAATTATGGCTGCGATGATGAATAATAAGAATGCTGTGTTAGTTACAGACGAAGCTGCTGGCAATAAAATAATTCAGGTTATTAATAATCAAACTAAATAA
- the rpoN gene encoding RNA polymerase factor sigma-54 encodes MKLDFSLNMVQEQKLVMTQQMQQSIKILQMSTYDLREYIENEFAENPILEENFDFIQDSNSYVDKINYKEIIKYLESDNYGYYNYSEFKDKEEDVSPFNFICKKESLTEYLQEQLVEIDEDEYKKSIVSYFIENLDNRGYLDIPLEDICKELKISSALGREALEILQDLEPYGIGARNLSECLKIQLRKMGMLNEKLEIIINNHLNLIAENKFNLIAKILKITPKEAQDLGDIIKKLEPKPSRGFYTGEEVKFIIPDAEIRKIDGQYFVIMNENVLPKLSISKIYKNILNNEQDIYMKNYVKEKLNSAVFLIKCIEQRKSTLLKILENIVEKQKEYFDKGQKFLKPMTLKEIAEDLNIHESTVSRAIKDKYILTNKGTLRIKDLFSNGISKNTAEGGDVAVINIKNIIKEIIDNEDKRKPLSDEQICTELKKRNLNISRRTVAKYREEMNIKSSSKRKRIE; translated from the coding sequence ATGAAGTTAGATTTTAGCCTAAATATGGTTCAAGAGCAAAAACTAGTTATGACCCAACAAATGCAGCAATCAATAAAGATATTACAAATGTCAACTTATGATTTAAGAGAATATATAGAAAATGAATTTGCTGAAAATCCTATTTTAGAAGAAAATTTTGATTTTATTCAAGATAGCAATAGTTATGTAGATAAAATCAATTATAAAGAAATAATAAAATACTTAGAATCTGATAACTATGGTTATTACAACTATAGTGAATTTAAAGATAAAGAGGAGGATGTTTCTCCTTTTAATTTTATTTGTAAAAAAGAATCTTTAACTGAATACCTGCAAGAACAATTAGTTGAAATAGATGAAGATGAATATAAAAAATCTATTGTATCATACTTTATAGAAAACTTAGATAATAGAGGATATTTGGACATACCTTTAGAAGATATATGCAAAGAATTAAAAATATCTTCTGCTTTGGGAAGGGAAGCTTTAGAAATTCTTCAAGATTTAGAACCCTATGGAATAGGGGCTAGAAATTTAAGTGAATGTTTGAAAATACAACTTAGAAAAATGGGAATGTTAAATGAAAAATTAGAAATAATAATAAATAATCATTTAAATCTTATTGCAGAAAATAAGTTTAATTTAATTGCCAAAATCTTAAAAATTACTCCAAAGGAAGCACAAGATTTAGGTGATATTATAAAAAAATTAGAACCCAAACCATCAAGAGGCTTTTATACTGGTGAAGAAGTAAAGTTTATTATTCCTGATGCAGAAATAAGAAAAATTGACGGACAGTATTTTGTAATAATGAATGAAAATGTATTGCCTAAGCTATCAATCAGTAAAATTTATAAAAATATATTGAATAATGAACAAGATATTTATATGAAAAACTATGTAAAAGAAAAGTTAAATAGTGCTGTCTTTTTAATTAAATGCATAGAACAAAGAAAGAGCACTTTATTAAAAATATTAGAAAATATAGTAGAAAAGCAAAAAGAATACTTTGATAAGGGACAAAAATTCTTAAAGCCAATGACACTAAAAGAAATAGCAGAGGATCTCAATATTCATGAATCAACAGTAAGCAGGGCAATAAAAGATAAATATATTCTTACTAATAAGGGAACATTAAGAATAAAAGATTTATTTTCAAATGGAATAAGTAAAAATACTGCTGAAGGTGGAGATGTAGCAGTAATAAATATAAAAAATATAATTAAAGAAATTATAGATAATGAAGATAAGAGGAAACCACTGTCAGATGAGCAAATATGTACAGAATTAAAGAAAAGAAATTTAAATATATCTAGAAGAACTGTTGCTAAATATAGGGAAGAAATGAATATAAAATCCTCTAGCAAAAGAAAAAGAATAGAATGA